DNA from Agathobaculum sp. NTUH-O15-33:
GCGCCGCGACCGGTTCCACCGTCATGCCTTGCTCCTCCGCCATATTGCCGGCAAGCCGCGTTATTCCGCGCTTGACAGCATCAGCTTGATACGGTTTTCCTGATTGATGCGCGAAGCGCCGGGATCGTAATCGACCGCGACGATGTTCGCCTCCGGGTAGGTCTCGCGGATCTTGCGGATCATGCCCTTGCCCGCGATATGGTTGGGCAAGCAGCCGAAGGGCTGGGTGCACACGATGTTGCGCACGCCCTCGGTGATCAGCTCGATCATTTCGGCGGGCAGCAGCCAGCCCTCGCCCATTTTAACGCCGGGACCGATGATATCCTGCGCCTTCTTGCGCACCTCGTCAAAGGCCATGGGCGGGCGGAAATGGCCGTCCCTTCGCATGACCTTGATGATATCGGCCTGCTTGCCTAAAACGAACTGGTACACCAGCTTGTAGGCGGCGGCCTTCTTGGGCGCGCGGCCGTACAGGTCGCGGTCGATAACCGAGTTATAGATCGTGTACAGGCAAAAATCCATCAAACCGGGCAGAACGGGCTCGCAGCCTTCGCCCAGCAGGAATTTTTCCAGATTATTGTTGCCAAGGGGCGAAAATTTCACGTAGATCTCGCCGACGATGCCGACAAGCTTTTTCTTTTCGCGCTTATCCAGCCGCACCTTGCCGAATACCTCCAGCACAAAGCGGTACAGGCGCTTGACCTCGCCGTAGTGCACGACGCGGTCGCCGGTAAAGCGGTTCGCGACCGCATCCATGCAGATCTCGATCGCCTTGTCGGTCGAACCGGGCACGACCTCGTAGGGGCGGCACTGGTTCGCGACCATCATGATCAGATCGCCGATCAGGACGGAATACGCGATCTGCATCAGCATTTTAGGCGTGAGCTTGAAGCCGGGGTTATCCTCGAGCCCGGTAAAGTTGAGCGAAACGACCGGGATAAAGCCGTAACCATTCTTTTGCAGCGCCTTGCGCAGCAGGTGGATGTAATTGGACGCGCGGCAGCCGCCGCCGGTCTGTGGCATGATGAGCGCGATTTTGCTTACATCGTATTTGCCGGATTCAATCGCGTCCATCAGCTGGCCAATGACCAGCAGCGCGGGATAGCAGGTATCGTTATGCACATTGCGGAGCCCCTGCTCGACAATGGCGGGCCCTTCGGTATCGAGCAGCTCCATATCATAGCCATAGTTTTTCATCAACCGGCAGATCAGGCCGAGCTGCACGGGCAGCATATTGGGCACCAGAATTTTATAGGTCTTGCGCATTTCCTCGGTAAAGGGCACGCGTGCGGCCTCAAAGGTTTTCGGATCGTTCGTTTGCAAGTTTTCTGCCCTCCTCCACGGCGGCCAGCATACTGCGCACGCGGATTTTCGCCGCGCCGAGGTTGCTGATCTCATCTATTTTAAGCTGTGTATAAATTTTTCCGCCGCCCTCTACAATGGCGCGCACTTCGTCGGTCGTGACCGCGTCGATGCCGCAGCCGAACGACACAAGCTGGATCAGCTGCGCGTTTTCCTTACGGGTGACGTAATTTGCCGCGCCGTACATGCGCGAATGATAGGTCCACTGGTTTAAAACGTGCACTTCGGGCGCTTCGGCAAGCTGCCAAACCGCGTCCTCGGACACAATGACCATTTGATAGGACTGGATCAGCTGGTCGATACCGTGGCTGACCTCCGGATCGATATGATAGGGCCGGCCCGCGATCACCGCGATCTCCAGCCCGTGCGTATCGGCATAGGCGATCGCCTTCTGTCCCTCGTCCCGCACGGAGGCGTAGTAATCCGCAAGGGCCTGATACGCGTCCGCCGCGGCCTCTTGCACGCGGCGCTTTTTAATTGCC
Protein-coding regions in this window:
- a CDS encoding 2-hydroxyacyl-CoA dehydratase; translated protein: MQTNDPKTFEAARVPFTEEMRKTYKILVPNMLPVQLGLICRLMKNYGYDMELLDTEGPAIVEQGLRNVHNDTCYPALLVIGQLMDAIESGKYDVSKIALIMPQTGGGCRASNYIHLLRKALQKNGYGFIPVVSLNFTGLEDNPGFKLTPKMLMQIAYSVLIGDLIMMVANQCRPYEVVPGSTDKAIEICMDAVANRFTGDRVVHYGEVKRLYRFVLEVFGKVRLDKREKKKLVGIVGEIYVKFSPLGNNNLEKFLLGEGCEPVLPGLMDFCLYTIYNSVIDRDLYGRAPKKAAAYKLVYQFVLGKQADIIKVMRRDGHFRPPMAFDEVRKKAQDIIGPGVKMGEGWLLPAEMIELITEGVRNIVCTQPFGCLPNHIAGKGMIRKIRETYPEANIVAVDYDPGASRINQENRIKLMLSSAE